A window of Hevea brasiliensis isolate MT/VB/25A 57/8 chromosome 14, ASM3005281v1, whole genome shotgun sequence contains these coding sequences:
- the LOC110652376 gene encoding ras-related protein RABD1 yields MSNEYDYLFKLLLIGDSSVGKSCLLLRFADDSYVDSYISTIGVDFKIRTVELDGKTIKLQIWDTAGQERFRTITSSYYRGAHGIIIVYDVTEMESFNNVKQWLNEIDRYANDSVCKLLVGNKCDLVENKVVDTQTAKAFADELEIPFLETSAKDSINVEQAFLTMAGEIKKKMGSQPTASKSTGTVQMKGQPIQQKNNCCG; encoded by the exons ATGAGCAACGAATA TGATTATCTCTTTAAGCTTCTGCTAATCGGAGACTCGTCCGTTGGAAAATCGTGTCTGCTTCTCAGATTTGCC GATGATTCCTACGTGGACAGCTATATCAGTACTATTGGAGTTGATTTT AAAATCAGAACTGTGGAGCTGGATGGCAAGACAATTAAGCTGCAGATT TGGGATACTGCTGGACAGGAGCGTTTCCGGACTATAACAAGTAGTTATTACCGAGGTGCACATGGGATAATa ATAGTATATGATGTTACCGAGATGGAGAGCTTCAACAATGTCAAGcagtggttaaatgagattgatagatatgcAAATGATAGTGTGTGCAAACTTTTAGTTGGAAACAAGTGTGATCTAGTTGAGAACAAGGTTGTGGACACGCAAACTGCAAAG GCATTCGCAGATGAGCTTGAAATTCCTTTCCTAGAGACTAGTGCTAAAGATTCAATTAATGTGGAGCAGGCTTTCTTGACCATGGCCGgagaaattaagaaaaa AATGGGTAGCCAGCCAACTGCAAGTAAGTCAACAGGAACTGTTCAAATGAAAGGGCAGCCAATCCAGCAGAAGAATAACTGTTGTGGTTAG